One segment of Asterias rubens chromosome 2, eAstRub1.3, whole genome shotgun sequence DNA contains the following:
- the LOC117287541 gene encoding uncharacterized protein LOC117287541, translating into MAYKDSGMSFSEWCDQKFTNMYSHDEFASLELSSASPQTKNDTTSPRSIMIKQPEGNNRSLPLPAQTKSSRRVVSCSWTPSKNAASKAHHEELLQPPASNSGNKRTDCQNTQKTETEKSCVKKVHSKAKTATPSKASPNRTQSKDSPTRPEVKLQSRRRKTKSSQDAPVAPDEVAGKKHETEKRCASFDSGSSESNSSKRNHSDLDLSPGNRQLKTKMSKNALGGSQTKNGSEKLHTESSYCVDESCSGVEVGGVMGHTEKLTSKANCKKSSITVDCTNTGRLQEITSQQQESFKPEQKSVKKGKHSTTKKVKERVSLTDKQKIKQKYVDGEFDVESWDSTFDNPEMPSLKQRGAGDDQCGSSLEKSTKTSGKLRSEDKSSKMPRSDDMGTALNTKQIEAILKEKSPSVPSDAAKTTREKSTKGHKVKQKPTASPSSTKDKTVVTSPSPDEKTVPRTKSPRTKCDQEVSRAVEMQLRSLSPRPEEGGFFSKRVLQSVLGPSLRGRQPPRPKSAGSLRASDESKSYRVQQQQRKSWPPAAKVHLDHIYDAFNFAPQEDEPKGTGVTPTKQVSKSPKKPNGDSPGINVRQSQLEKSLQQQTPHRAQSMMQPRSVFQILVDDSEKEKLEFLAKAETLKQVKDKVSQKEENVAKAAPRFIPRSLSIKKCISVEQSDKEIEPQSNAAPQKSENAVDPLPPSELPCPRKKKDIILEWLDKHEEPTACKVADTLPFSSTQPKETTRRGQEDLEAGELSNSSGSGDAWETLIDGIMSSNNEEFFRRKKSNKAHPKHQVSPFKVASYPADKDLKPLVSPLMQKNVATVSPYYVCPPAVQTRRTRASTWTGPTPHIWGGGQAQTSPRLPYAFDQFSSEQNSTNFDQTTGGRQRNAESSQYGNTEAPGEYPWKRDGFQTPCSNTGDCESAFTTTGVHQIRSLSDNIPPRFLKRGHQRSRSSLPFNSHQPTSGPRCVYTSGTTRSPNLVAIPSSNQFPASRGLTSPLSEVKASPPSYRPWSTGSAGWSSSMNRTPGTIVPTRFTPWTNEVTTSSPWKTYQRPHHPSSLVELSPVVDYPVSLVPYIDTHCHIDFLYQRSDFRGTFKKFSTVHNFPRNYAGCLAVFCTPESFKRGAIWEDLVMEDNIWAAFGCHPHHAKSYDGVVEENIIRCMKHPKAIALGEIGLDYSNRCTSDRPLQLQVFRRQLEIAVHTNKPLVIHSRDAEEDTLSIMSEIVPRNYKIHRHCFTGSPEEARRFFQAFPKAFIGLTALVTFPTAYPVHRTASEIPLEKIILETDAPYFLPKQCPQYLRWANPSMAIFVAARIAQLRGIPLDEVLYIVRANTKEMYGI; encoded by the exons ATGGCATATAAAGATTCAGGGATGTCTTTCTCGGAATGGTGCGACCAGAAGTTTACAAACATGTACAGCCATGATGAGTTTGCGAGCTTGGAGTTGTCTTCAGCATCACCACAGACCAAGAATGATACCACGTCACCCAGGAGCATCATGATCAAACAACCAGAGGGAAATAACCGCTCGCTCCCCTTGCCCGCCCAGACGAAGAGCTCCAGGAGAGTAGTTTCATGCAGTTGGACCCCCTCAAAAAATGCTGCCTCAAAGGCTCATCATGAAGAGTTGTTGCAGCCACCAGCATCAAACTCGGGAAATAAGCGGACAGACTGTCAAAATACTCAAAAGACTGAGACTGAAAAAAGCTGTGTGAAGAAAGTGCATAGCAAGGCCAAAACTGCAACTCCGAGTAAAGCTTCGCCAAACAGAACTCAAAGTAAAGATTCGCCAACCAGACCAGAGGTAAAACTACAGAGTAGGAGAAGGAAAACCAAGAGTAGCCAAGATGCTCCTGTTGCCCCCGATGAGGTGGCAGGAAAGAAGCATGAGACTGAGAAAAGATGTGCATCTTTTGACAGTGGTAGTTCAGAGAGCAACTCTTCGAAGAGAAACCACAGTGATTTGGATTTGTCTCCAGGCAATCGGCAGCTGAAGACTAAGATGAGCAAGAATGCCCTGGGAGGGTCTCAGACAAAAAATGGTTCTGAGAAACTACACACTGAGTCGTCTTACTGCGTTGATGAGAGTTGCTCAGGAGTGGAGGTGGGTGGTGTCATGGGACATACAGAAAAACTAACATCAAAAGCGAACTGTAAGAAGAGCAGTATCACAGTGGATTGTACAAATACTGGGCGTCTGCAAGAAATCACATCTCAACAACAGGAAAGCTTTAAACCAGAACAAAAAAGTGTGAAGAAAGGAAAACATAGTACAACCAAAAAGGTTAAGGAGCGTGTAAGCCTTACGGACAAGCAGAAAATAAAGCAGAAATATGTTGACGGTGAATTTGATGTGGAATCTTGGGACAGCACCTTTGATAATCCTGAGATGCCATCTTTGAAACAACGAGGTGCTGGTGATGATCAATGTGGTTCTAGCCTAGAAAAAAGCACAAAGACATCGGGGAAGTTGAGGTCCGAGGATAAATCTTCCAAGATGCCAAGAAGTGACGACATGGGCACAGCGTTAAACACTAAACAAATAGAGGCAATCTTAAAGGAAAAAAGTCCTTCAGTTCCTAGTGATGCTGCCAAAACCACAAGAGAGAAAAGCACAAAAGGTCACAAAGTAAAGCAGAAGCCGACTGCATCACCGAGCAGTACTAAAGACAAGACAGTAGTGACCAGTCCATCCCCTGATGAAAAAACAGTCCCCAGAACTAAAAGTCCAAGAACCAAATGTGACCAAGAGGTGAGCAGAGCGGTAGAGATGCAACTTAGGTCACTTTCACCACGACCTGAGGAAGGAGGATTCTTCTCGAAGCGTGTGCTACAGTCGGTCTTGGGTCCATCGCTCAGAGGAAGACAACCACCACGGCCCAAGTCTGCGGGAAGTTTGAGAGCAAGTGATGAGAGCAAGTCTTACCGAGTGCAGCAGCAACAGAGGAAGTCCTGGCCACCAGCTGCTAAGGTTCATCTAGACCACATCTATGATGCGTTTAACTTTGCCCCTCAGGAGGATGAACCAAAAGGCACTGGGGTGACGCCGACAAAACAGGTTAGCAAGTCTCCCAAGAAACCCAACGGAGATTCTCCTGGAATTAACGTCAGACAGTCGCAGCTAGAGAAGTCTCTTCAACAGCAAACTCCTCATCGGGCCCAAAGCATGATGCAGCCTCGCTCAGTTTTTCAAATTCTTGTTGACGATTCTGAAAAGGAGAAATTGGAATTCCTAGCTAAAGCAGAAACTCTGAAACAAGTGAAGGACAAGGTGTCGCAGAAGGAAGAAAATGTTGCAAAGGCTGCGCCTCGATTCATCCCAAGGAgcctttcaataaaaaaatgtatttcagtTGAACAGAGTGACAAGGAGATTGAACCACAATCAAATGCTGCACCACAGAAATCTGAGAATGCAGTCGACCCTCTACCACCATCCGAACTTCCTTGCCCAAGGAAAAAGAAAGACATCATTCTGGAGTGGCTGGACAAACATGAAGAACCAACAGCCTGTAAAGTGGCTGATACTTTGCCATTTTCTTCGACTCAGCCAAAGGAAACTACCAGAAGAGGACAGGAGGACTTGGAGGCAGGTGAGCTGTCTAACTCCTCAGGATCCGGTGATGCATGGGAAACACTGATAGATGGAATCATGTCTAGTAACAATGAAGaatttttcagaagaaaaaagtCTAACAAGGCGCATCCGAAACATCAAGTATCTCCCTTCAAGGTGGCTTCTTACCCTGCGGATAAAGATCTCAAACCACTGGTTTCTCCCTTGATGCAAAAGAATGTTGCTACGGTGTCCCCATACTATGTGTGCCCTCCTGCCGTCCAGACAAGGAGGACCCGGGCAAGCACATGGACTGGGCCGACGCCACACATCTGGGGTGGGGGCCAAGCCCAAACTTCTCCACGCCTTCCATATGCTTTTGATCAGTTTAGTTCAGAGCAGAACTCCACTAATTTTGATCAAACTACGGGTGGTAGACAACGGAATGCCGAGTCATCGCAGTATGGTAATACGGAAGCTCCAGGTGAATACCCATGGAAAAGAGATGGATTCCAGACCCCATGCAGCAACACAGGAGACTGTGAATCAGCCTTCACTACAACTGGTGTCCATCAGATCAGATCTCTGTCTGACAACATCCCGCCAAGATTCCTCAAAAGAGGTCATCAAAGGTCAAGAAGTAGCTTACCTTTTAATTCTCATCAACCGACTTCAGGTCCAAGATGTGTCTACACCAGTGGAACTACTCGCTCCCCTAACCTGGTGGCCATACCGAGTTCAAATCAATTCCCAGCATCAAGAGGTTTGACATCCCCATTGTCTGAAGTCAAAGCCAGTCCGCCGAGTTATAGACCTTGGTCCACCGGGTCTGCCGGCTGGTCCTCCTCGATGAACAGAACTCCGGGCACGATTGTTCCGACTAGATTCACCCCGTGGACGAATGAGGTCACAACGTCAAGCCCGTGGAAGACGTACCAACGACCTCATCACCCATCTTCCCTCGTAGAacttagtcctgtggttgactATCCAGTATCCTTGGTACCCTACATTGACACTCACTGTCACATAGACTTCCTCTACCAGCGATCGGATTTCCGTGGGACTTTTAAGAAGTTCTCTACTGTTCACAACTTTCCAAGGAACTATGCCGGCTGCCTGGCAGTGTTCTGTACCCCGGAGTCGTTTAAGAGGGGGGCAATCTGGGAGGATTTGGTGATGGAGGATAACATTTGGGCGGCATTTGGATGTCATCCTCATCATGCTAAGAGCTACGATGGTGTCGTTGAGGAGAACATCATCCGATGTATGAAGCATCCCAAg GCCATAGCATTAGGAGAGATCGGTCTGGACTATTCAAATCGCTGCACATCGGACAGGCCGCTGCAGCTTCAAGTCTTCCGTCGTCAACTGGAGATTGCCGTCCACACGAACAAACCTCTCGTCATACACAGCCGCGATGCGGAAGAGGATACTCTAAGCATCATGAGTGAGATTGTACCTAGAAACTACAAGATACATCGTCACTGCTTCACTGGTTCCCCGGAGGAGGCAAg GAGATTCTTCCAAGCTTTTCCCAAAGCTTTCATCGGTTTAACGGCGCTGGTGACGTTCCCAACCGCTTACCCCGTCCATCGAACTGCTTCGGAAATCCCTCTTGAAAAGATCATATTGGAGACGGATGCTCCGTACTTCCTCCCAAAGCAG TGTCCACAGTACTTGCGCTGGGCTAACCCTAGCATGGCAATCTTTGTGGCAGCTCGCATTGCCCAGTTGCGAGGTATCCCATTGGATGAAGTTCTCTACATTGTCCGAGCGAACACTAAAGAGATGTATGGTATCTAA